Proteins encoded in a region of the Takifugu flavidus isolate HTHZ2018 chromosome 8, ASM371156v2, whole genome shotgun sequence genome:
- the gdi1 gene encoding rab GDP dissociation inhibitor alpha: protein MDEEYDVIVLGTGLTECILSGIMSVNGKKVLHMDRNPYYGGESSSITPLEELYKRFSLPDSPPESMGRGRDWNVDLIPKFLMANGQLVKMLLYTEVTRYLDFKVVEGSFVYKGGKIYKVPSTETEALASNLMGMFEKRRFRKFLVFVANFDENDPKTFEGVDPKTTKMRDVYKKFDLGQDVIDFTGHALALYRTDDYLDVPCLETINRIKLYSESLARYGKSPYLYPLYGLGELPQGFARLSAIYGGTYMLNKPVDEIVMEGGHVVGVKSEGEVARCKQLICDPSYVPDRVRKAGQVIRVICILSHPIKNTNDANSCQIIIPQNQVNRNSDIYVCMISYAHNVAAQGKYIAIVSTTVETSEPEAEIQPALELLEPIDQKFVAISDLYEPTDDGSESQVFASSSYDATTHFETTCNDIKDIYKRMTGSDFDFENMKRKQNDVFGEDEQ from the exons ATGGATGAGGAATATGATGTGATCGTCTTGGGCACCGGACTTACA GAATGCATTCTGTCTGGGATCATGTCTGTGAATGGAAAGAAGGTTCTGCACATGGACAGAAACCCCTACTATGGTGGGGAGAgctcctccatcacccctctgGAAGAG CTTTACAAGCGCTTCAGTCTTCCAGACTCTCCACCTGAGTCaatgggaagaggaagagactggAATGTTGACCTTATACCTAAGTTCCTTATGGCCAACG GACAGCTTGTAAAAATGCTGCTTTACACAGAAGTAACACGGTACCTGGACTTTAAAGTGGTGGAGGGAAGCTTTGTctacaaaggaggaaaaatctACAAGGTGCCGTCGACTGAGACTGAGGCGCTAGCTTCAA ATCTGATGGGAATGTTTGAGAAGCGAAGGTTTCGGAAGTTCTTAGTCTTTGTGGCCAACTTTGATGAGAATGACCCTAAAACCTTTGAGGGTGTGGATCCCAAAACCACAAAGATGAGGGACGTTTACAAGAAGTTTGACCTTGGCCAGGATGTGATCGACTTCACGGGCCACGCCCTGGCCCTCTACAGGACAGACGA TTATCTCGATGTTCCTTGTTTGGAGACAATTAACCGTATCAAGCTGTACAGTGAATCTCTGGCCCGGTACGGGAAGAGCCCCTATCTGTACCCCCTGTATGGTCTGGGAGAGCTGCCGCAGGGATTTGCCAG ATTGAGTGCGATCTATGGAGGCACCTACATGCTAAACAAACCTGTGGATGAAATAGTGATGGAAGGGGGCCATGTGGTTGGAGTGAAGTCTGAGGGCGAG gtggctCGCTGCAAGCAGCTCATCTGCGACCCCAGCTACGTTCCAGACCGCGTGCGCAAAGCAGGTCAGGTGATCCGTGTGATCTGCATCCTCAGCCACCCCATCAAAAACACCAACGATGCCAACTCCTGCCAGATCATCATTCCCCAGAATCAGGTTAACCGCAACTCAG ACATCTACGTGTGCATGATCTCTTATGCTCATAACGTGGCGGCCCAGGGCAAATACATCGCCATCGTCAGCACCACAGTGGAAACCAGCGAGCCTGAGGCTGAGATACAGCCggccctggagctgctggagcccatTGACCAAAA ATTTGTGGCTATTAGCGACCTGTATGAGCCCACAGATGATGGATCTGAGAGCCAG gtctttGCCTCAAGTTCCTACGATGCCACCACCCACTTTGAGACCACTTGTAATGACATCAAGGACATCTACAAACGCATGACTGGGAGCGACTTTGACTTTGAAAACATGAAGCGCAAACAGAACGACGTGTTTGGCGAGGACGAGCAGTGA
- the taf8 gene encoding transcription initiation factor TFIID subunit 8, giving the protein MADSVVASGGPLNSGARGGGSKAASSPAENYHLARRRTLQVVVSALLTESGFESAEKAAVETLTEMMQSFITEVGRSAKAYCEHTARSIPTLSDTVVTLIEMGFNAETLPVYAKRSQRMVITAPPVTNPPVTPKALTAGHKRSHPAYIPSHFPEFPDPHTYIKTPTFREPVSDYQVLREKAASQRRDVERALTRFMAKTGETQSLFKDDITTFPLIAARPSSIPYLSALLPSELELQSLEETDSSEQDDQTDSENTAGNIIADDPGAEKENSMLPPSGVVPSSKVNEDSMIDNPYLRPVKKPKVRRKK; this is encoded by the exons ATGGCGGATTCTGTGGTGGCCTCTGGGGGTCCACTGAATTCAGGAGCG cGCGGGGGCGGCAGTAAAGCCGCTTCCAGTCCTGCGGAGAACTACCATTTGGCCCGGCGACGGACCCTGCAGGTGGTGGTCAGCGCCCTCCTGACCGAGTCTGGATTCGAGAGTGCGGAGAAGGCAGCGGTGGAGACGCTGACGGAGATGATGCAGAGCT TTATTACTGAAGTTGGTCGGAGTGCTAAAGCTTACTGTGAACACACAGCGAGAAGCATCCCGACCCTGTCAGATACAGTGGTCACACTCATTGAAATGG gttttAATGCTGAAACTCTGCCCGTGTACGCCAAGAGATCACAGAGGATGGTTATAACTGCTC CCCCGGTGACGAACCCGCCTGTGACGCCTAAAGCACTGACAGCCGGACACAAGCGATCACATCCGGCCTATATTCCCAGCCACTTCCCAGAGTTCCCTGACCCTCACACCTACATCAAAACACCT ACTTTTAGAGAACCTGTGTCTGACTATCAAGTGCTGAGGGAGAAGGCAGCGAGTCAGAGAAGAGATGTAGAGCGAGCCCTCACACGATTCATGGCAAAGACGGGAGAAACCCAGAGCCTTTTCAAAGATGACATCACCACCTTCCCAC TGATTGCAGCGCGGCCGAGTTCAATTCCATATCTTAGTGCCCTCCTGCCCTCGGAGTTGGAATTGCAGAGTCTTGAGGAGACGGATTCATCAGAGCAGGACGACCAGACGGACAGCGAGAACACGGCAGGGAATATCATCGCT GATGATCCTGGAGCTGAGAAGGAGAACTCCATGCTGCCTCCCAGCGGGGTCGTCCCCTCCTCAAAGGTCAATGAGGACAGCATGATCGACAACCCTTACCTCCGGCCGGTCAAGAAGCCcaaagtgaggaggaagaaatga
- the LOC130529641 gene encoding V-type proton ATPase subunit S1-like: protein MTVSWRVVSRERQSFAEIKMAGSRDLNSERFIILNVLFFSCFAAVCPTAQVPVLMWTTESLPPLAPLAAGHITSIEELSAYFSAAFGSGPHTVLLFLQDKLSKEDFAIFGGVYGNKGDGAFQNLEAALQTSSSVSLPAVEWLDSSPVLALLQEKLSVSPVLLDADTLAHLSIDRAVSNLLLINLPYCADSENSCQQLLRDNDEIIGKVVSSMKAKNIPYAAIYTGLQPSRVIPEISMSNQHVGRSLLQTADIKPPIIFNSSGAPCIMLWAEKLNVALSASQPWIDLAAETPSFDGSTCNNTDSQLVLTYPTSGITLSFFMSQRFFPVSARNWFTLNSVQLRSNGMTATFIGSRGIYAPAEYSYHCQSVSSSKDDALLVLSSANQSTSAWRLDFVDFQIQGFGLANGTNFSYASDCAGFFTPGIWMALLTSLILLLIFIYGVHMIMQLNTMDRFDDPKGPSISVPQTE, encoded by the exons atGACTGTCAGCTGGCGCGTGGTGTCACGTGAGCGGCAGAGCTTTGCGGAAATAAAAATGGCAGGTTCAAGGGACTTGAATTCTGAGCgattcatcattttaaatgtcctttTCTTTTCGTGTTTCGCTGCGGTGTGCCCCACTGCCCAAGTTCCTGTCCTGATGTGGACCACCGAGAG CCTACCACCCCTGGCCCCACTGGCTGCTGGCCACATCACATCCATTGAAGAATTGAGTGCCTACTTCAGCGCTGCCTTTGGCTCTGGCCCCCATACCGTGCTGCTCTTTCTGCAGGACAAG CTGAGCAAAGAGGACTTTGCAATCTTTGGTGGAGTGTATGGAAACAAGGGGGATGGTGCCTTTCAAAACCTCGag GCTGCGCTGCAGACTTCCTCTTCAGTGAGTCTTCCTGCGGTGGAATGGCTGGACTCCTCTCCTGTTCTGGCTTTACTGCAGGAAAAGCTCAGTGTCTCACCTGTTCTTCTAGATGCAGACACGCTGGCACATCTCAGTATCGACAGAGCTGTCAGCAATCTGTTGCTCATCAATCTGCCCTACTGTGCAGA CTCGGAAAATTCGTGCCAGCAGCTCCTGCGTGACAACG ATGAGATAATTGGCAAAGTTGTGAGCAGCATGAAAGCCAAAAACATTCCATATGCTGCGATATACACAGGACTCCAGCCATCAAGA GTGATTCCAGAGATTTCCATGTCAAACCAACACGTAGGGAGGTCCTTGCTCCAAACAGCCGACATCAAGCCCCCCATCATTTTTAATTCTTCTGGTGCTCCTTGCATCATGCTTTGGGCTGAGAAGCTCAACGTTGCCCTCTCAGCCTCGCAACCGTGGATCGATCTTGCTGCAGAAACCCCGTCCTTTGACGGCTCCACGTGTAACAACACAGACTCACA ACTTGTCCTGACTTATCCCACATCAGGCATTACACTAAG TTTTTTCATGAGTCAACGGTTTTTCCCCGTGTCTGCGCGGAACTGGTTCACCCTGAACTCTGTGCAGCTGCGGTCTAACGGCATGACGGCGACTTTCATTGGGAGCCGCGGCATCTACGCCCCAGCAGAATATTCTTATCACTGCCAGTCTGTTAGCAGTTCAAAAGACGATGCTCTGCTTGTGCTAAGCTCCGCTAACCAAAGCACTTCAGCATGGAGGCTGGACTTTGTAGACTTCCAG ATCCAAGGCTTTGGATTGGCCAACGGCACTAATTTCTCCTACGCCAGTGACTGTGCTGGTTTCTTCACCCCAGGAATATGGATGGCCCTGCTCACCTCACTGATCCTGCTGCTCATTTTCATCTATGGCGTGCACATGATCATGCAGTTGAACACCATGGACAGATTTGACGACCCAAAAGGTCCGTCGATCTCAGTGCCTCAGACGGAGTGA